In the genome of Pseudorca crassidens isolate mPseCra1 chromosome 12, mPseCra1.hap1, whole genome shotgun sequence, one region contains:
- the SUSD2 gene encoding sushi domain-containing protein 2 isoform X1 — MKLSLLPWTLLLLVTAPDPGPWPAAGAQGSCSYRCGVQDGPCSCHPTCFGLASCCSDIRDFCLEILPYSGSIMGGKDFVIQHLNWSNPTDSVICSFKESIQTRGFVDSSGRVHCVSPLLYETGRIPFTLSMDNGRSFPRSGTWLAVHPSKVSESEKSQLVNETRWQYYGTASTQGNLTLTWNTLALPTNSITVELWGYEETGKPYSREWTAAWSYLYSLATSITNSGSFTFTPKPAPQDYQRWKVGALRIVNSKHHAGEKDVHALWSNEHALAWHLGDDFRADPVAWARAQCLAWEELEDQLPNFLEEVPDCPCTLAQAQADSGRFQADYGCDIEHGSVCTYHPGAVHCVRSVQASPLYGSGQQCCYTAAGTQLLTADSTSGSTPDRGHDWGAPPYRVPPRVPGLSHWIYDVISFYYCCLWAPECSRYMQRRPSSDCHSYQPPRLASAFGDPHFVTFDGTNFTFNGRGEYVLLEASGTDLRLQARAQTRMTPEGSQDRGTGLTAVAVQEGNSDVVEVRLRDGAGALQVLLNQEVLSFKEQSWMDLKGMFLSVAAGDRVSVMLSSGAGLEVSVQGPFLSVAVLLPDKFLTHTRGLLGTLNDNPSDDFTLRSGQVLPPSASSRELFLFGADWAVENASSLLTYDSKFLVENFLLQPKHDPSFLPLFPEETTSSPSQESEAAKLCGDNNFCNFDVAATGSLSVGNATLLVHRQHLLRAQSLQPVVSCGWLPPPSNGHKEGMRYLVGSTVHFHCDSGYSLAGAEASTCQTDGTWSQPTPTCQRGRSYAVLLGVIFGGLVVVALVALVYVLLCRRKSNTAVWGSQP; from the exons ATGAAGCTGTCTCTCCTGCCCTGGaccctgctgctgctggtgaCAGCCCCCGACCCAGGCCCCTGGCCTGCAGCAG GTGCCCAGGGGAGCTGCTCCTACCGTTGTGGAGTCCAGGATGGGCCGTGCTCCTGCCACCCGACCTGCTTCGGCCTGGCCAGCTGCTGCTCGGACATTCGGGACTTCTGCCTGGAGATCTTGCCCTACTCGGGCTCCATCATGGGTGGCAAGGATTTTGTGATACAGCATCTCAACTGGTCCAACCCCACTGACAGCGTGATCTGCAG CTTTAAGGAGAGCATCCAGACCCGCGGCTTCGTGGACTCCTCGGGACGAGTGCACTGTGTGTCACCCTTGCTCTATGAGACCGGCCGCATCCCCTTCACGCTCTCCATGGACAATGGCCGCTCCTTCCCACGCTCAGGCACCTGGCTGGCTG tGCACCCCAGCAAAGTGTCAGAGTCCGAAAAGAGCCAGCTGGTGAACGAGACCCGCTGGCAGTACTACGGCACCGCCAGCACCCAGGGTAACCTCACCCTGACCTGGAACACCTTGGCTCTGCCCACAAACTCCATCACCGTAGAGCTATGGGGCTACGAGGAGACAG GGAAGCCGTACTCCCGGGAGTGGACGGCAGCGTGGTCATACCTGTACTCCTTGGCCACAAGCATCACCAACTCCGGCTCCTTCACCTTCACACCAAAACCTGCACCTCAAGACTACCAGAGGTGGAAAGTGGGTGCCCTTCGCATCGTCAACAGCAAACACCACGCAGGGGAGAA GGACGTGCACGCACTCTGGAGCAACGAGCACGCGCTAGCCTGGCACCTGGGCGATGACTTCCGGGCAGACCCTGTGGCCTGGGCCCGAGCTCAGTGCCTGGCCTGGGAGGAGCTGGAGGACCAGCTGCccaacttcctggaggaggtgcccGACTGCCCCTGCAccctggcccaggcccaggcTGACTCTGGCCGCTTCCAA GCAGACTACGGCTGTGACATCGAGCACGGCAGCGTGTGCACCTATCACCCAGGGGCTGTGCACTGCGTTCGCTCCGTGCAAGCCAG ccccCTATATGGCTCAGGCCAGCAGTGCTGCTACACGGCGGCGGGCACACAGCTCCTGACAGCCGACTCCACCAGTGGCAGCACCCCAGACCGTGGCCACGACTGGGGCGCACCCCCATACCGCGTGCCGCCCCGCGTGCCGGGCCTCTCCCACTGGATCTACGACGTCATCAGCTTCTACTATTGCTGCCTCTGGGCGCCCGAGTGCTCCCGCTACATGCAGAGGCGGCCCTCCAGCGACTGCCACAGCTACCAGCCCCCGCGCCTGG CCTCCGCTTTCGGGGACCCGCACTTTGTCACCTTCGATGGCACCAACTTCACATTCAACGGACGTGGCGAGTATGTGCTGCTGGAGGCCTCTGGGACTGACCTGAGGTTGCAGGCGCGGGCCCAGACCAGGATGACGCCCGAGG GCTCTCAGGACCGAGGCACAGGGCTGACTGCTGTGGCTGTCCAGGAGGGCAACTCAGATGTGGTAGAGGTCCGGCTGAGGGATGGGGCGGGGGCCCTGCAGGTGCTGCTGAACCAGGAGGTGCTCAGCTTCAAGGAGCAAAGCTGGATGGACCTGAAGG GCATGTTCCTGTCAGTAGCTGCTGGGGACAGAGTATCAGTCATGCTGTCATCAGGGGCCGGCCTGGAGGTCAGCGTCCAGGGTCCGTTCCTGAGTGTGGCGGTCCTGCTGCCCGATAAGTTCCTGACCCACACACGAGGCCTCCTTGGGACACTCAATGACAACCCCTCAGACGACTTCACCCTGCGCAGCGGCCAGGTCCTGCCCCCCAGTGCCAGTTCCCGAGAACTGTTCCTGTTTGGGGCTGACT GGGCTGTGGAGAACGCCTCCTCCCTGCTCACCTACGACTCCAAGTTCCTCGTGGAAAATTTCCTGCTCCAGCCCAAGCATGACCCCAGTTTCCTGCCCCTCTTCCCCGAGGAGaccacctccagccccagccaggaGAGTGAGGCGGCCAAACTGTGTGGGGACAACAATTTCTGCAACTTCGACGTGGCGGCCACCGGGAGCCTGAGCGTGGGCAACGCCACGCTGTTGGTCCACAGGCAGCACCTGCTTCGCGCGCAGAGCCTGCAGCCCG tggTGTCCTGTGGCTGGCTGCCTCCGCCCTCCAACGGGCACAAGGAGGGCATGAGGTACCTGGTGGGCTCCACTGTCCACTTCCACTGCGACAGCGGCTACAGCCTGGCCGGGGCCGAGGCCAGCACCTGCCAGACTGATGGCACCTGGTCCCAGCCCACCCCGACTTGCCAGCGAG GACGGAGCTACGCGGTGCTGCTGGGCGTCATCTTTGGAGGCC
- the SUSD2 gene encoding sushi domain-containing protein 2 isoform X2 has protein sequence MKLSLLPWTLLLLVTAPDPGPWPAAGAQGSCSYRCGVQDGPCSCHPTCFGLASCCSDIRDFCLEILPYSGSIMGGKDFVIQHLNWSNPTDSVICSFKESIQTRGFVDSSGRVHCVSPLLYETGRIPFTLSMDNGRSFPRSGTWLAVHPSKVSESEKSQLVNETRWQYYGTASTQGNLTLTWNTLALPTNSITVELWGYEETGKPYSREWTAAWSYLYSLATSITNSGSFTFTPKPAPQDYQRWKADYGCDIEHGSVCTYHPGAVHCVRSVQASPLYGSGQQCCYTAAGTQLLTADSTSGSTPDRGHDWGAPPYRVPPRVPGLSHWIYDVISFYYCCLWAPECSRYMQRRPSSDCHSYQPPRLASAFGDPHFVTFDGTNFTFNGRGEYVLLEASGTDLRLQARAQTRMTPEGSQDRGTGLTAVAVQEGNSDVVEVRLRDGAGALQVLLNQEVLSFKEQSWMDLKGMFLSVAAGDRVSVMLSSGAGLEVSVQGPFLSVAVLLPDKFLTHTRGLLGTLNDNPSDDFTLRSGQVLPPSASSRELFLFGADWAVENASSLLTYDSKFLVENFLLQPKHDPSFLPLFPEETTSSPSQESEAAKLCGDNNFCNFDVAATGSLSVGNATLLVHRQHLLRAQSLQPVVSCGWLPPPSNGHKEGMRYLVGSTVHFHCDSGYSLAGAEASTCQTDGTWSQPTPTCQRGRSYAVLLGVIFGGLVVVALVALVYVLLCRRKSNTAVWGSQP, from the exons ATGAAGCTGTCTCTCCTGCCCTGGaccctgctgctgctggtgaCAGCCCCCGACCCAGGCCCCTGGCCTGCAGCAG GTGCCCAGGGGAGCTGCTCCTACCGTTGTGGAGTCCAGGATGGGCCGTGCTCCTGCCACCCGACCTGCTTCGGCCTGGCCAGCTGCTGCTCGGACATTCGGGACTTCTGCCTGGAGATCTTGCCCTACTCGGGCTCCATCATGGGTGGCAAGGATTTTGTGATACAGCATCTCAACTGGTCCAACCCCACTGACAGCGTGATCTGCAG CTTTAAGGAGAGCATCCAGACCCGCGGCTTCGTGGACTCCTCGGGACGAGTGCACTGTGTGTCACCCTTGCTCTATGAGACCGGCCGCATCCCCTTCACGCTCTCCATGGACAATGGCCGCTCCTTCCCACGCTCAGGCACCTGGCTGGCTG tGCACCCCAGCAAAGTGTCAGAGTCCGAAAAGAGCCAGCTGGTGAACGAGACCCGCTGGCAGTACTACGGCACCGCCAGCACCCAGGGTAACCTCACCCTGACCTGGAACACCTTGGCTCTGCCCACAAACTCCATCACCGTAGAGCTATGGGGCTACGAGGAGACAG GGAAGCCGTACTCCCGGGAGTGGACGGCAGCGTGGTCATACCTGTACTCCTTGGCCACAAGCATCACCAACTCCGGCTCCTTCACCTTCACACCAAAACCTGCACCTCAAGACTACCAGAGGTGGAAA GCAGACTACGGCTGTGACATCGAGCACGGCAGCGTGTGCACCTATCACCCAGGGGCTGTGCACTGCGTTCGCTCCGTGCAAGCCAG ccccCTATATGGCTCAGGCCAGCAGTGCTGCTACACGGCGGCGGGCACACAGCTCCTGACAGCCGACTCCACCAGTGGCAGCACCCCAGACCGTGGCCACGACTGGGGCGCACCCCCATACCGCGTGCCGCCCCGCGTGCCGGGCCTCTCCCACTGGATCTACGACGTCATCAGCTTCTACTATTGCTGCCTCTGGGCGCCCGAGTGCTCCCGCTACATGCAGAGGCGGCCCTCCAGCGACTGCCACAGCTACCAGCCCCCGCGCCTGG CCTCCGCTTTCGGGGACCCGCACTTTGTCACCTTCGATGGCACCAACTTCACATTCAACGGACGTGGCGAGTATGTGCTGCTGGAGGCCTCTGGGACTGACCTGAGGTTGCAGGCGCGGGCCCAGACCAGGATGACGCCCGAGG GCTCTCAGGACCGAGGCACAGGGCTGACTGCTGTGGCTGTCCAGGAGGGCAACTCAGATGTGGTAGAGGTCCGGCTGAGGGATGGGGCGGGGGCCCTGCAGGTGCTGCTGAACCAGGAGGTGCTCAGCTTCAAGGAGCAAAGCTGGATGGACCTGAAGG GCATGTTCCTGTCAGTAGCTGCTGGGGACAGAGTATCAGTCATGCTGTCATCAGGGGCCGGCCTGGAGGTCAGCGTCCAGGGTCCGTTCCTGAGTGTGGCGGTCCTGCTGCCCGATAAGTTCCTGACCCACACACGAGGCCTCCTTGGGACACTCAATGACAACCCCTCAGACGACTTCACCCTGCGCAGCGGCCAGGTCCTGCCCCCCAGTGCCAGTTCCCGAGAACTGTTCCTGTTTGGGGCTGACT GGGCTGTGGAGAACGCCTCCTCCCTGCTCACCTACGACTCCAAGTTCCTCGTGGAAAATTTCCTGCTCCAGCCCAAGCATGACCCCAGTTTCCTGCCCCTCTTCCCCGAGGAGaccacctccagccccagccaggaGAGTGAGGCGGCCAAACTGTGTGGGGACAACAATTTCTGCAACTTCGACGTGGCGGCCACCGGGAGCCTGAGCGTGGGCAACGCCACGCTGTTGGTCCACAGGCAGCACCTGCTTCGCGCGCAGAGCCTGCAGCCCG tggTGTCCTGTGGCTGGCTGCCTCCGCCCTCCAACGGGCACAAGGAGGGCATGAGGTACCTGGTGGGCTCCACTGTCCACTTCCACTGCGACAGCGGCTACAGCCTGGCCGGGGCCGAGGCCAGCACCTGCCAGACTGATGGCACCTGGTCCCAGCCCACCCCGACTTGCCAGCGAG GACGGAGCTACGCGGTGCTGCTGGGCGTCATCTTTGGAGGCC